AGGAACTTTGAAGCgaataacaaaatttaaatcaacaCCAAGAAATAATTTCACTTACCATCTAAATCGACACATTTTCCATTCGCTTTTAGGCCCCAACGACAACGGCAAGTACCAAACACACAGATTGTATTGCCAAAATGTGATGAACAATCTTGTGATGTACGACAATGTAATGTTCGACCTAATAAAAAGGAATTGAATCGACAAATTTGTcaaatttcaacattgaattgaatatgaacACTCACATCGATTATCACTTTGAATGGCATTaaaatcacaatcacaacgttttgtatttgtattacagatggaatttttaattatacaatcatcatctgtttCACAATTTGTATCCAATAATAAACCTGtcgataaattgaaaaattaattaatgaaattaataacaaaaacaaaaacaaaaatacacTTACCATATGCAAGacttaattgattgatttcagtttcattttgtttgtcgttgtctgatgataaattgttgttgtttacattgtttttattctgtccaccatcattatcagtgGCAAACGCTGttgatgtaataataataataataagatagccaaaaattggaataaaatttctattcatttttttttcttctcccagattgattgattgattgattgatttaaccagagaaaaaatgagcaaaaaaaaaaattttagagTTATTGTTCAAGCatttttattacaaaaaaaaccagatttcatttgtattgCATTTGTCCATATTATGGCCATAAACCGAATCAATgtgatcaattaattttttttttttttttttttggttattgtttattatcaatgacctaaatttgaaaatttccacAAACCATAAATATAGCAACAATAGTCGTCGTTTCcggtattgtttttttttcaattgaattaatatttgtagcaaaaaaaaaaaaaaaaaaaaaatttgaaacttttGCTTTCACGACCATCATCGAAATTGttctcattatcattatccaaaacaaaaaggaTGTGCcataatttttgaatttcaagtttttatcatcattatcatcatcatcatggacaCTCGAcattcatgataataataatgcatgttcatgatgataatggtaaatGGATGCGGCATtcaagcacacacacacacaaaaaccagcaacaagaagaagaagaatcaatttttggctttgattcaaaaatccaatgatgatgaacacataatcatcataattatcaccAGTGTT
This is a stretch of genomic DNA from Dermatophagoides farinae isolate YC_2012a chromosome 2, ASM2471394v1, whole genome shotgun sequence. It encodes these proteins:
- the LOC124491306 gene encoding uncharacterized protein LOC124491306 isoform X2 gives rise to the protein MNRNFIPIFGYLIIIIITSTAFATDNDGGQNKNNVNNNNLSSDNDKQNETEINQLSLAYGLLLDTNCETDDDCIIKNSICNTNTKRCDCDFNAIQSRTLHCRTSQDCSSHFGNTICVFGTCRCRWGLKANGKCVDLDVPGIGQQSLPDWAISLIAIAALLSGIWGGRSPFISQLSRQLLSILILILGRFAAQQSNQQNNGQQQQSPPLLIDELQSAMMIQFNQPINSNSNDNENDDQSKQQQQQQQQNKPKLSSASILDELLVSSSSLVQPEQKQ
- the LOC124491306 gene encoding uncharacterized protein LOC124491306 isoform X1 — translated: MNRNFIPIFGYLIIIIITSTAFATDNDGGQNKNNVNNNNLSSDNDKQNETEINQLSLAYGLLLDTNCETDDDCIIKNSICNTNTKRCDCDFNAIQSDNRCRTLHCRTSQDCSSHFGNTICVFGTCRCRWGLKANGKCVDLDVPGIGQQSLPDWAISLIAIAALLSGIWGGRSPFISQLSRQLLSILILILGRFAAQQSNQQNNGQQQQSPPLLIDELQSAMMIQFNQPINSNSNDNENDDQSKQQQQQQQQNKPKLSSASILDELLVSSSSLVQPEQKQ